One Bradysia coprophila strain Holo2 chromosome IV unlocalized genomic scaffold, BU_Bcop_v1 contig_144, whole genome shotgun sequence DNA window includes the following coding sequences:
- the LOC119071160 gene encoding protein naked cuticle homolog: protein MAGNIVKWWKHKILGGYKQFSVLQECATDSEELIYPLRAPSTCSAPPDLLMTSDREPIGMRSPQSTPKNVKITTKTKLLDETPTEKICLEEFTCDVSVEGGKSSQPLQFSFTFYDLDGHHHGKITKDDIAGLVYTIYESIGKSVVVPHCGSKTINVRLTVSPDAKSRTKKSAAIASRKQRYKPRKLIQSDDEDCSENHSLDKNKRKNDPKTVSSTTTATTTIPAAALEGKCNLYISESPTGSIRSSKEISPCSAEESVKKGIECPNNTPKMSINKSGITQDSVYETINNLKCCAKPNLRIDEDIIEVNGCRECSMQCPLIDVSVPCKPISTRKVLRKSRARKQKAQETCHARVRSLSVGNENSFRNDMNNGNPVEGAEECLNNLRRNDLIDIIRESMEKNRLCFQSTGKTTESPTRHRHRSHTISKFAVDHPHPITDSKSPSNNHSKANRCGYDSFLHATMCSNNVATSIQPALVVNSPKILQNHNNRVQRAKHKSNEIHLTASPQLQGYTKLNSMHAKLNMSMLNQLNPHLTPEQKFSRTINHVENWLNERDQLLTKTNDLKILKFNEDNKNKMKDIVKDEKNIDNLINTKIFVDKLKMTEKCTEKFTETPKKTFNKEALLSRKAAKATRNSTKNQNLTDNMKQKGPVMEYASIPITVDPSECENLLRASSDESSQTTATSNQQPGTPTNSNTHIHIHHHFHHFENGSDV, encoded by the exons TTTTACAAGAGTGCGCAACAGATTCCGAAGAACTCATTTATCCATTACGAGCACCGTCAACATGCAGTGCACCGCCAGATTTATTAATGACCAGTGACCGAGAACCAATCGGAATGAGAAGTCCACAAAGTACGccgaaaaatgttaaaattacaaCTAAGACAAAATTGTTGGACGAAACGCCAACGGAGAAAATATGTTTAGAG gaatttacATGTGATGTGTCTGTGGAAGGAGGAAAATCATCTCAACCGTTGCAGTtttctttcacattttatgATTTGGATGGTCACCATCATGGCAAGATCACGAAAGAC GACATTGCTGGTCTGGTGTACACGATTTATGAATCCATTGGAAAATCAGTGGTTGTTCCCCATTGTGGCAGTAAAACGATAAATGTACGATTAACGGTGTCACCCGATGCTAAATCGAGAACCAAAAAATCAGCAGCAATTGCGTCAAGGAAGCAACGGTACAAACCGCGTAAACTAATACAGTCTGATGATGAAGACTGCAGTGAAAATCATTCGCTggataaaaataaacgaaaaaatgaTCCGAAAACTGTATCATCAACTACAACAGCCACTACTACGATACCAGCGGCTGCATTAGAAGGAAAGTGTAATCTATACATAAGCGAAAGCCCTACTGGTAGCATACGATCTTCCAAAGAGATCTCACCCTGTTCAGCTGAAGAATCTGTAAAGAAAGGAATTGAATGTCCAAATAACACACCGAAAATGTCGATCAATAAGAGTGGCATAACGCAGGATAGCGTCTACGAAACcattaacaatttaaaatgttgtgcAAAACCGAATCTTCGGATCGATGAAGATATTATCGAAGTAAACGGATGTAGAGAATGTTCAATGCAATGTCCACTCATTGATGTGTCAGTGCCATGCAAACCCATCAGTACGAGAAAGGTGTTGCGGAAATCCCGAGCTCGGAAGCAGAAAGCTCAAGAGACTTGTCATGCACGCGTGAGGAGTTTATCAGTCGGTAACGAAAACAGTTTTCGGAATGACATGAACAATGGCAATCCGGTTGAAGGTGCTGAGGAATGCTTGAATAATCTGCGACGAAACGACCTGATTGACATCATCCGGGAAAGTATGGAGAAAAACCGACTGTGTTTTCAATCTACTGG AAAAACCACCGAGAGTCCCACCAGACATCGTCATCGGTCGCACACAATATCGAAATTTGCTGTTGATCATCCGCATCCCATTACAGACTCGAAAAGTCCATCGAACAATCATTCGAAAGCAAATCGTTGCGGCTACGATTCATTTCTTCATGCTACCATGTGTTCGAATAATGTTGCTACATCGATACAGCCTGCGCTAGTGGTCAATAGTccgaaaatattacaaaaccACAACAATCGAGTGCAACGTGCGAAGCACAAGTCGAATGAAATTCATCTGACAGCATCACCACAACTCCAAGGCTACACCAAATTGAATTCCATGCACGCTAAACTGAACATGTCAATGCTAAACCAACTGAATCCTCATCTAACGCCCGAGCAGAAATTTTCCCGCACCATAAATCATGTGGAAAATTGGCTGAACGAACGCGATCAATTGTTGACGAAGACCAACGAtctgaaaattctaaaattcaaCGAAGACAACAAGAACAAAATGAAAGACATCGTCAAGGACGAGAAGAACATCGACAATTTGATCAACACGAAAATCTTTGTggacaaattgaaaatgaccgaaaaatgtacggaaaaattcaccgaaacgCCGAAAAAGACGTTCAACAAGGAAGCGCTCCTGTCACGGAAAGCGGCCAAGGCAACGCGCAACTCGaccaaaaaccaaaatctCACGGACAACATGAAGCAGAAAGGGCCAGTGATGGAGTACGCATCGATACCGATCACCGTCGATCCGAGTGAGTGTGAGAATTTGCTGCGCGCCAGTTCCGATGAAAGTAGCCAAACGACGGCCACGTCGAATCAGCAACCGGGTACGCCGACGAATAGCAATACACACATTCACATCCATcatcatttccatcattttgaGAATGGTAGCGATGTTTGA